In Tamandua tetradactyla isolate mTamTet1 chromosome 21, mTamTet1.pri, whole genome shotgun sequence, the genomic window aattaggaaatgcactagtcaaaataaaattttgtaccaaataaacattttttgctttagtctcacctaaagttagagttttaaaatgtgaatgaccatctattttcaacaccctgcaatattgacattcctttgttcttcctcatgcaaaaacattttttaatttgtacatttagtcactatcattatacactctaggcattcctagattataccatctcagtctttatcgcctgtctttctttctgatttcgtttgtgcccccagctctcctccctctatcattctcacattcagcttcattcagtgtactaaaaTTGTTGTGCTACAGTTCGGTAGgattgttctatccatttctgaatttttacagtcctgttgcactgtctgtatcccttcagctccaattacccaatatctaccctatttctatctcctgatggtctctgttaccaactgaaattctccagattcattcgctaatgtcaattcatatcagtgagaccatacagtatttgtccttttgtttctggcaaatctcactcagcatattaCACTGCATCAGTGTGGTACTattgtaacaattgatgaaagaatattataattgtactgttatctatagcccatagtttacttagggtgtatttttccccataaagcaccctattaacactttgcattagtgtagtacatttgttacagttcataaaattgtactatttcatgaatttattgtACAAGTATTATAATAATTGTTCTCTTAACTATAGTACATCATTTAcatcagggttcactgtgttgaaCTGGTTTTTAATTGTTgaaaaccacatttttaaaagcgaaatagaaaagtttttaaattgaaCATCTCTCTGCAATCTGATTAGGATGCCATGCTagcatagaatttttttaaatgtttccagcAGGCCTCAGGGGAATTGGGCCAGAActccacctgccatgccagaaaagGATAACGTTTACATAACAACTGAGAATAATCAGAATAGAATGCCCCAGTATAGGATATTTGTCAGAGGGCTTTGCCTATCCTGGGCCCCACCATCCCAGATCTAAATGGACTAGGATCCGACAGACGTGAAACTCATGGCAACCTGTTGAAAAACCTCTCATGTATGTAACATGGCACAGCTCAGACTCCAAAGTCAAAATGCTGGAGTTCAAATACCAGCTCTACCATTTCTCAGCTATGTGACCATTGATTACTTACCCCCTCACCCTCAATTTCCTCCTCGGTACTAAGAAAACAATTATACTTGCATAGGGTTGCTTGTAATAGTAAATAAGATGGTCCACTACAGGGATGCAAGCAGTCACTCAAaaagtattattttctttctaagatAACTGTCCTTCAGGTGGAAAGAAACCTTCCTTGAATAGAGTTTTAAGGAAAGGGATGGAAAGTATCATTGGAGTACCTACAATGTATGTTATCTCTTGCATGCCACCTGTCTGTGGGAAAAACAAGATATCGAGATATCCATATGTGTCTTACCACAGAGTATGTATGCTGTCACATATCAGCTCTTATCAGGGGAACCGGTATGAGCTGACTTGAAGTAATTGCAGAAAGGAAATTTAGGGATGACATATGACAATACTGAGTGCTTACTGCATGCTGTTTACTGTGCTAGTCTCTAGAATTTGTGCTGAAGAAGggataattaactcaaaatagtaACTCAGCTTCTTGGTTATTGGCTACCGTTTGGAGGTCCAGTGTTTCCTGTGGAACTTATTTCTAAAATGCTAAATAGCGTTTTGCAGAAGCATTTCTTCCATCTCTTTGGTAAAACTAAGATCTGAAACAAATCCATaatctgtttttctttgcttttgcagACAAAACTGCAAAAGGGCAGGGAAATGGTCTTCACCTTACTTAGTACCTTCAGCTGTTTTCGTGTCATTGTTCACAATCTTCATAAAATGATTGCTTCCTTTCTTTGAAGCTCACACCAACCATTTATACAACCCTCTATATCATATTGCTATTTGTCACCCACCAATTTCTAGGAAGCTCTTCCAGTTTTCCTCATTACATTAGTTCCTACATCACCATTTTTCATTTTACCATCAATCTTAGCTTCAATATTCTGGATTACTAAAACCACCTTGACTCTATTTTAGTCATCCTGGAcataaaggaagggaaggaggaggctCCCAAGAGAATGAATAATCCCATTAGCTCCTGACTAATCAGGATTTTGTTATAGTTACTATTAGTTCAAAACCaattagataatttttttaagcACCAGGCTAAGAGCTTGGCATTGAATTATAATTTCTGTTCTGTCTAAATACTTTGAAAACATAGTTCTTTACGTTTCCCCTCTATGAAGGAAATTGCAGTAGATTGGGCTAGCCAGTGCAaacattgaaattaatttttcccctttgggatttttaattacaaaagtaaCAATATGGTCAGTTTTGAATACTTCACTTCCTTATTGTTGGAAACATGCAAGTCCTTTCCCCATTCACCAAGGGTAACCACGTTTTAACCATTTGAATATCATTCCAAACCTCTTCGATGTCATTCaaataccactttttttttttgcaacattttatcatgaaaattttGGAACATACAGAAAGAGTTCTACTGTAAATGCCTATATTCTCATCATCTAGAGTCTcccattaacattttaatatttatccaTCAATCTATCTTGTTCTTTTTATGCATTCCAAAGTAAATTGTTGACTTAATATACTTCCCCGTAAATACTCCCAGCATATATATTATTAACTAGAGTTCTGTATGtctttacacttttttttcttttgaggtaaAAATCACATGCAGTGAAATGCGCAAGTCTTAAATACACATTTTCTAAGTTTTGGCAGATTTACACACCTGTATTACCCAAACTCAATCAAGATAGAGAACATTACCCCTACCCCAGAAAATTCTCTTAGACcctttcctagccctttaccccAACCTTTTGgagaaaaatactgattttttttccccactataGATATTACAaagtcatgcatttttttttttttggtttttgtttcattGTGAACCATAGATTAGACATAGATCATACTAATATTAAGTGCTTTTTATTGAAAGGATGCATAtttatgatcattttatttttacaaccaCTGCTTCCTATGTAGATTATTTGACAGATATAAATATgttttacagaaataaatgtgCTTGTggtctctttttgttgtttttttaacctcAGGGAACCCCCTCAAGGAGCACATTTTCTTGCCAAAAGTTTGGATGATGCCTTAAAACTTATTGAGCAACCAGAATTAGCAAATAAAGTAGACATGGTTTGGATAGTGGGAGGCAGTTCTGTTTATCAAGTAAGTAATCTGTAAGTATAAAGAAATGTtctactttgctttctttttacttcCCTGCTTTTAAAGGTTAGGTGGAGAAGACCATAACCCACAGTCTGAACCTTAAAAATGTTAAGCTTTGCTCAAAAGAAGCATTTTATCCCTACTGTAAGCTAGGCATTTTGTTACTGCTTTATTCGGTACCCATCACATGAGGATTCCATATTATAATCACTTAAAATGGGCTTTAAACCATTTATTTACATCATCTTtgtgtatttataaataatagGGAATAGTCCCTTCAGATGATAGTTTTGCCTGcttttcattccagcagcttgtagaTCATTCAGATTTATCCTCCCATAGGCCAGATAGGCTTATCTGCCTGTTTCTGTAAATAACATTTCATTGGAACACAACTACACCCATTCAGTTAGTTTTATCTGTGGCTGCTTTTTCCTACAAAGCAGAGTAAGAAACTGTCTtaatatttaccatctggcctTTTACAAAAAAGTTTGCCTTCTCCTATCTTACATCATCAGTTTTGATGCTTGCTTTTTGCTCTAGACCCTTATTTGGAATTTTAAGAATAGCAAACACCGGGAATATATACATTTATGGCTTTTTTGGTGGTGAATTAGGACTCATGACTTAttctaataaaatgttaaaatattgatCCTTGGGCAGTTTTTTCTGTGGAAACTATCAACAGTGCCATGTGCAGTAGTCAGAACAGTCATTAACAGTGTAAGGCCAAATACAGTCATTGCAACAAGAGGCAGCATAAAATACCTTAGTAACATTTTAACTACTTCCTAAGAGATGAAAGCATTActaatttttatgtaaatgtaCTAAGTATGCCCATGAAGTTTTCAAAAGTCAAGGTTTTATGAATTGTACTGtcttatctatttatatatatgtaactttttctgtaaaacGTTACTGGATAATTTGGGATTCTTAgttgttaaaacaaaaacaaaaaaaaaacagaaacagaactgAATGCTTATAAAGGTGTTCTTGAAGCAAACTAGGGCCATTATATACTTAAGTTCACTCTCATAATTATTGGTAGTGATTAGTGCCATTCTAAACTAAGACACCCTTTCCAGGGCCCTAAATTAAAGAGTAGACTATTTAAATAGTATGTCTTGAATACCTAGTACAAACTTGACTAATTCAAGCaaacagacaataaaaaatatagagtTTCTGTGGTTTTTATGCAaattaaataaggaaattgatgctttttcttatttcaaaGGAAGCCATGAATCAGCCAGGCCATCTTAGACTGTTTGTGACAAGGATCATGCAGGAATTTGAAAGTGACACATTTTTTCCAGAAATTGATGTAGAGAAATATAAACTTCTTCCAGAGTAAGTAGAAAATGTTTAGTTAATCTGAAGCATTTATTTGAATATCCTGCTTaagaagttgttctagtttgttagctgccagaatgcaatataccagaaatggaatggctttttaaaaggggaatttaatacgttgctagtttatagccctaaggccgagaaaatgtcccaattaaaacaagtctatagaaatgttcaataaggcattcagggaaagataccttggttcaagaaggctgatgaagttcagggtttctctctcaagtgagaaggcacatgcacagtcagggtttctcttggctggaaggacacatggcgaactagcttcctctccaactcccagaaggcattttccttcttcatctccaaaagtcgctggctagtagactctgctttgtagtgctgcggcattctctgctctctctgaatcttttggctgtctctcttctctttaatagattccagtaaactaatcaagacccacctgaaatgggtggagtcaaatctccacctaatccagtttaccgctcttgattgagtcacatacagggagataatctaattaaaatttcaaacatacagtactgaataagaattagaagaaatggctgcctttacaaaacatgattaggattaaaacatggcttttctagggtacatacatcctttcaaaccggcacagaagAATAGAAAAGATCATGCCTTTTCAAGGATAAGAACATGTCTTATAGACAAATACTATAGATATTTTTGGAAATCTTTAATAGATTTGGAAGTATTCAGATTTTAATGATTTTACTGAAATCTAGAAGAGTAATAGTTAATTCAttcaatgttatttatttttagcatcaGACACTGTTCTAGACATGAGGAAAATGGTGTTTACCAACACAGATGATGCCCCTCCTCTTCAGAACCTAACATTCTAGtagagggggagggaggcagaTGACAGGTGAACATTGAAAGAGAAGCTCTGCAGAGAACTGAAGTGTTGTGATATAATAGATACTATGGATTGGGTAGTTGGAGACGTGTCTGGAAGGAGCGCTGCCTATTGCCGAGATTCAAGTGACAGAAGCACTATGATATCCCAGGCACTAGAAATAGCTATTGCCGAGGCCTGAGGACAGGAATAGGCCTGGGGAGCAGACCAAGTACAAGTTTAAAGGGTTCTGGAAAGAGAGTAGTATATTCTAGCTGCTTTGTGTAGAATGGATTGTAGGGGGGAAAGAGTCAAACAGGAGGATGAGTTAGGAAGCTACTCTAGATGTTTAGGTCAAAGATGAGACTTAGATTAAGGCGGTAGCAGTTGTTGAGATGGAAAAAACAGGTTATACTTGCTTTACTCAGTAGCTGTGATTTTAATGTGAGGTtccctgattttttaaatttataacattttagTTTACAATAATTATCAGCTATTGGCTTTGGAGAATAAAGTAAAAGGGATTAATTATATCAACACCTTTAGACCAGCTTTTAGCACATTCTTTCAAATATTCTCAGTTGTAACAGGTCATTATTCTTTGTGTGTGAGCTTATTTTTGGAAATACCCGCTGAAAGAACATTCAGAGCCAAGTCTGAATAAATGGATGGTCGAGTTTTGGAGTAATTGATTTTAATCAAATGAAGTGTGTGACttattttcttggactcttaagaaaattttctcaaagaaaattgataattttaaaaactgtaaaagaaTTTTATGCATctaaaaaacacacatttttgcTATGGTATCCAAAGGttaagaaacttatttttattttgatatattgctgtgctggtttgaaactgttacatatcctagaaaggccatgttcttttaatccagtcttgtagggacagacctattattgggtggaactttttgagagatattttagaaaaagctcagaAGAAACCACCTGGGacaaacaagcaaggacccacagaagtttAGAAGGAGGATGCCACAGAGTAGCCAGAAAACCCCGCAAGAGCCGAGAGAACCATTCTGAAACCAACCCaagagagaagagccagcagacatcaccatgtgctttccctgtgacagaggaaccctgaacaccatcagcctttcttcagtgaaagtatcctcttgttaaagtcttagtttggacatttttatggacttagaactataaatttgtaacctaataaatcccctttgaaaaaaacaacccatttctagtatattgcagtccagcagctttaacaaaacaaaacagattttggtactgagcaTGGGTTGCTGCAATttataaataccaaaaatgcAGAAAAGGCTTTATAAATGTATAAGGAGAAATTTCTGAGAAAATTGTAAAGTGCTTAATAAAGAAGGCCTGGATTGTTGTGaaaagactgttgatagaaatatgggcTCTAAAAATACCTCCGACGAAGCCTGTGATCTTTAGGTTCATGCCTCAACTTGGCCAGGGTGCGcagttatctggtcaagcaagcagtggCCTAATTGTTACTATAATGACATTTCATGACTGATTAATAAACCAAAAGACTGGTTTATTaactcatcagtcagttgattgcatctatggctgattatatctatgatcaactaaggggagaATGTCTTATGCAATGAGAGAATCTGACCGGTTGGatttaatccagtcagttgagGATTTTTAAGGGggaggtgatgatttcagcagttagaagagagaacttttgtctGTACTTCAGCTGGCAAGACTTTCCTGCAGAATTCATCGAATACCTTTATTGTTGTTACCATCCCATTACCTGCCTTACAGAAGTTAGACCCATGCATCTttcagttgcatgagacacttttataaaatctcatatttacagatatgtctTGTTGGtactgtttccctggagaaccctgaccaatacagcTTGATACCgaaagtggttcttgagaaatagaatatTAATGGGTTTTTGTCCTTGATTTTCTACTCTAATTAGATTGAAAGGCACTAGATGACTCTCTTTCCAATAATCAAGGTGATAATCAAGGTGGCAttgacagtccatggcatgagttggcaattCAGATACACAAACTATCATCATTTGATTCATCTAATCATACTCTTGTTCgaagcaaggctctgggtgacaatgtttttgacaccttaacaaagTTTCATGCAATTGAGAAGTATAATGATGTTGCCTGGTTATACTTAGATATGTTGAATACAGTTATGaaagaaagggatgaactgaagacTTCAAATATGCAACTTAAATGctatatgaaagatgtaaaagctTCCAAGTGTTccctgaaaaaaatcataaacttCCTGTGTTCGCAAACTTGAGATCTCTTAAAACCAGACCTAGAGTCTctttgtgcaagtagcagatttacaacagaAACTAAATTCTCagccttgcagggtgtctgctgttaaagtaagggctttggttagaaaagaatgggatcctgaaacttggaatggggacatacgggttgataatgatggcagtgggaacACTGGAACCCAACTCTGCTGAGCCTTTGATAGATGAGCCTGTAATGGTCTactctgaggaaacagccaccacACCTCTAGCCTGCCCTAGGTAGGTGGCTACCAGACCTCCAGGCTGCCTTCCaccctccacctgaagagattaacccttcagtgcctgctaaacctgtaattgcctcccctggagaaacagccctcactcctgtctggagagattattcctatttcaccagatgaaactgcagtggAATGTCCTGAGAtaattgacttgaaagacacatctgatttttttcaccaccctcttttcttcaagatgtataactaaagtcccaacagaccccagaagtgtgacccatgaggaggtatgctatatttgaaagaactgcatgagtttgctaatttatatagacaaaaatcaggggattatgtgtaggaatggatattaagagtgtgggataatggtggaaggaatataaagttggagcAGGCTGGTTTATTGTTATAGTCCGCTATGCAGAggttctgcattcagtgttgtagctcgaAGGAGTAGAAAAGGCGTTAACAGTTTGTTTCAGTGGTAGCTGAAATATAGATCAAAAGGTGGTCAgtgttacctgaggttgaaatgccagagctgCC contains:
- the DHFR gene encoding dihydrofolate reductase isoform X2, with protein sequence MVRPLNCIVAVSQNMGIGKNGDLPWPPLRNEFKYFQRMTTTSSVEGKQNLVIMGRKTWFSIPEKNRPLKDRINLVLSRELKEPPQGAHFLAKSLDDALKLIEQPELANKVDMVWIVGGSSVYQEAMNQPGHLRLFVTRIMQEFESDTFFPEIDVEKYKLLPECITKVPTDPRSVTHEEIPRYSF